ttataataatactaaaaataataatagtaatgataataataaaatgataatacttttaataataatgataatactaataacaatatttattataataataataataataataataataataataataataataataataataataataatagtaataataatcttaataatcatattaatgataataataataataatgataaaaataataatggtagttataatactaacaatactacCTTAGGAGTAAATAACAAGTGAATGGTTGCATCAAAATGTCACAACtcagattcgaacccatgacctctcgtttcaCAACCTCACACCAAACCAATGAACCGCTCATTACTTCCTTAAAACATCTCACAGTTTTAGTCATATAACATGTACGAATCTGTTTGCTTTTTCTCTTAAACTTAAAACCCAAATCATCAGTAATCGTATAACCCCATTAATtccatcatcatcaaaatcaacTTCATAACCAAAATCATCTATTATGATCATAACCTCATAGCAATTCATTATCATATTTATCCTAATATTTACGTATCATCATACTTCTATATCATTATTATCCTTCATCATCAAATCATACCAATGTCGTCAAGCTTATCATCAATCTCACCTAAATTATTCTTACTTGTTTTGTGGCTGCACAACAGAGTTTAAAACCAGTCGTAGTAGCAATAACAACGTTGTAAAAAAATAGTTTACGTGAGTATTGGATCAAAATATAACCAGAGTTTAAATTAAAAGCCTAATGGGCTTCGACCCATAATGTAGCAAAATCCAATAAAGGCTGATCCATATACAACTCGCTAGTTACTTGGCCTGGTTCCACAAGTTTCCTAATGGCAGATcgatatactaatatatatatacaacgcaTTCATCATGAttccatcatgattacttcatcatCCATTATCCCTTAATCTATTCGCATTAGACAAATTGCCGTCCAAAGTGATAccactttaataaaatcaactttaCAGCTGGTAACCATGTATATCTTTATTCGCTATCTATATTTGAGACAGAATTATTGTAGCTGCAATTGCAGCgtaaaaaaaaaacttacttaaaaaCAGAATCAGATCAAGTATCAGATGTGGTCTTCACGTGAGTTTACAACAGGAATATATGGCGATTTAGGGTGGCAATTGGTGGTGGCTTATGGGTTGTATAAATCAGAAAGTTGTAGCAAAGCAGCAATTATATTTACAGATCAAGATGGTGGTTGTCTCGGGCTGCAGATCAAGGGGAAGAAAGAAAAATATCGGTTGTGTGTGGTTTTGTTTATGTTTCTCGAGCAAGATcagaaataaaatatatatgtatatagcggTTTATATTTCGCGAATgaagaagagaaaagaaaaaaattataaTGATGGTGCATGGTTGTTGATCGTAACATAGAAATAGAAGGGAATTGAAGGTTACAATGGTGGTTAAATGGGTTTGAAGATTGGTCTCGGTGGTGGTTTGTTCTTGATGGTGGTAACCGTGAAATAGGGTAACCGTTCTCTAGGTGGTTGTTGTTGTTTGGTTACCAAGAAAATAAAAGAATCAGAAAGCAAGAAACGAACATTATTGCAGCAGTGATAGTGGTGATTATTTCGTGGCGTTTTCGACAAGAAGATGTGTTCGATTTAGCTTCCATGTATGGCGATTTAATATTGATTGTTTGATGATGATCCTTGGACAAACCAGTGAGTCGAATGATGATTATGGGTTTTGTTTGATGAAGATCAATGGTGGTTTGGGTTTCTTTAAACCATAGCTAGAACGAGTGAAGATGGTGGTTATTTGGTTCGTCAAACAGAAATATCGAGCATGGTGGCCGGTGAGTCTTAGTGATAAAGATGGAGAAGAAGCAGTGATAATAGGAAGTGGGTGTGGTTTGTTTTGGAGCTCGAAAAATGAAGAAGCAAGAATATGTTTTTCCAATTTGGTCTTGTGTTTTCATCATGTatgctttgtgtatatatatttaaatcgtGTGAGTTTGGATGAAAAGGAAACATGcactaattaagaatagtattatccAATTACTTCATAAATTTGTCACAGTAAGTCTTCGTTCAATTTGATTGACGGACAAATTTGAAATGGAACATAGTGGAAAGTCAAAAGGTACACAATCATGTAAGAAGAAATCAAACACCCGTGAAATATTTGTCAAAAGTTACATTAGGATATTAATTCGTACTCCGTCgataattagtgacggataaaaagTATTCAGaacaaatcccaaatttttaaattaaaatcctttatttatttcagtcattatggtataaaattcgatcattaactattaaataaaaaatacattaattaatcactcccaacccccaagcaaatataaaaagttttaaaatttgacaaacgacatctaaatatattattaataagcctaaagtttataaaactcattttcgaattaccgtttattttaaaattacatatatttaaatttaacttgcttaatatcaatcgaaatatcaaacgagtattacaattatttaatatttatttttaatatactttatttatatatagagatatattttaaataataattattataatatcatatttttattttattaatttttaataaaatcaacttataatacttcaaattatattttgaattattatttatatatacatacacacatacctatttataattaattgttcgtgaatcgtcgagagtagtcgaaggtcaattgaatatatgaaacagttcaaactcttttttttttttttttgagactcaaccttacagactttgcttatcgtgtagaaaccatataaagattaagtttaaatttggtcgaaaattttcgggtcgtcacataactcCCACTAGAGGACCCAACCTGACAGATCGAGATCGGCCTCTTTGAGTTGCCTGACAGATCAAGGGTAATAGTCACAACTCCAACTAGAGGACCCAACCTGACAGATCGAGGTTGACCTCTTTGAGTTTCACCTGACAGATAACTCCCACTAGAGGACCTAACCTGACAGATCTAGATTGGCCTCTTTGAGTTACCTAACAGATCTAGGGTAATCCACATAGTGTATATATACAGTCCACAAACAACTCAGCAATACAACCACAATACTAAGCATGGCAATCTAGCAATAGTATAAAcaaagtagcacaacttgctactctatgctACACCCGAAAGTagtccactcaccaattaccagcaaaacTCATTAGTCTAATGTCACTGAGTCTTCACATccactttatcacctgagaataatacgTATCAAGTCAGTACACTTATCTCAATCACGTTTTATTAAACTAAACAGTTTCAATCATCAAACGGTTCAGCATAACCAAatcataaaatatataaactatatCCATTACAAATTTTAACATATGAACAACATATATTTAGATTTGATCACTGCCATATTAGTTATCATAACTAATAAAAACTAAATACTAATCCATATAACATAATTTTACACTTAGAACCatctattttatcatatataaatatcACATATTCATATaaatcaagttatatatatatatatatatatatatatatatatatatatatatatatatatatatatatatatatataatccataaAAATCTCattattgtaactaataaaattcaTATAGTTACCTTGATGTAGGAGCTAATAATCACCATAAGACTTGATTAAATCACAAAACTCAAAAGCTAAGAATTATGATTCAATGTGTTTTGatcttacacacacacacacacacacacacacacacacacacacacacacacacatatatatatatatatatatatatatatatatatatatatatatatatatatatatatatatatatatatagttaatgaaAAAGCATGAATCAACAATTAAAAGCATGATATTATGCCATGTGTCTAAGTCTATGTCATGTGTCAAATTTTATGTCATATGTCAAATTCTACCCTGATAGTTTGTCATGTGTCAAGTCTACCATTACATTTATTACAATTATATTTAAatcatattataaaataatattatttctaCATTTCCTCTAGACCATTAAtcggggtgttacaaatctactccCCTTAAGAAGAttacgtcctcggaatctggtcaaagtCATAGGTCACGACAACAAAATTTCATCAATTATAAGTCAGGCAACACAGATTATCATCAATTCAAGCAGTAACCTATCCTACTTCTCTTTTAAACTTACCGAAACTTCTGCATGATCTACCAAAATGTACGtacgttggccagacgtaatacatcttCATAGATCATACCTCCATTTCACGTCAGAAAGTCTGAGAAATCTAAGTCCAAATCATATAAGCATATAGCATAGTCAGACTACACTATCTACATCAAAATACAAACACGAAGCAACACTTAAGTACAATCCCATGGTACTTTATTAGATACAACAATGTAATAATATGTACCTTTATAGAAaagaagacatcttctgtatctatcaacacctcgatctCACCCGCACCCATGACCCTCCTTCCTTCTGCAACTAATTCTCATCACTGGAACACTATATACGGTACTAAATAAGTCTTCCATTACTTCATATCGCAGTCTCTTTTATTACTAAAATTTTCGCCAGTCCTTATCGAAATCCATCATGAAACCATCATGCGAAGCTCTGACAATGTTGAGGGTCATCAGGGCATCAGCAAGGTTTGATCGATCTTCTCACCTGTCtcatcacaacatctcacacaaagctTAGTAGATAACCAGATAGTATTAATCAACTAACACACAAAACTCCTACATTtacttaacccgtcccctcagatatgtttgacacaacactaggtttgggaacatgacattcaacacaatgtacatgcggtcaaaccaatgctctgataccaagttgtaacaccctagtttttttaaaaaaaatacacagcggaagtcttGACAATGAAAATACCCTTAAACATACTTAAAGCGTGATTACTACAAATCTATTAAGTTATACTATTACAAacgaccggtgttacgttaaactacATTTTTTCATAGACACAAAAGCTTAGACATCAGAgttcggctttgtcaaacatatcatcAACCGGAGCACTCCCTTTTATCTAGCATGCAAACTAATCAAAACCTGCAAgagaggaatgtgggggattaacgcaacgctaagtgaatgaactacctaacagatctagcatacagtaccaacttgtacataaACCACCaaacacaacaaccacaacaagtcACAACTCTAACTAGAGGACCCAACCTGACAGATCGAGGTTGACCTCCTTGAGTTTCACCTGACAGATAACTCCCACTAGAGGACCCAACCTGACAGATCGAGATCGGCCTCTTTGAGTTACCTGACAGACCGAGGGTAATAGTCACAACTCCAACTAGAGGACCCAACCTGACAGATCGGGGTTGACCTCTTTGAGTTTCATCTGACAGATAACTCCCATTAGAGGACCCAACCTGACAGATCGAGATTGGCCTCTTTGAGTTACAAGACAGATCGAGGGTAATCCACATAGTGTATATATACAGTCCACAAACAACTCAGCAATACAACCACAATACCAAGCATGGAAATCTAGCAACAGTATAAAcaaagtagcacaacttgctactctatgctACACCCGAAAATagtccactcaccaattaccagcaaaacTCATTAGTCTAATGTCACTGAGTCTTCACATccactttatcacctgagaataatacgTACCAAGTCAGTACACTTATCTCAATCACTTTTTATTAAACTAAACAATTTCAATCATCAAACAGTTTAGCATAACCAAatcataaaatatataaactatatCCATTACAAATTTTAACATATGAACATCATATATTTAGATTTGATCACTACCATATTAGTTATCATAACTAATAAAAACTAAATACTAATCCATATAACATAATTTTACACTTAGAACCatctattttatcatatataactaTCACATATTCATATaaatcaagttatatatatataatccataaAAACCTCattattgtaactaataaaattcaTATAGTTACCTTGATGTAGGAGCTAATAATCACCACAAGACTTGATTAAATCACAAAACTCAAAAGCTAAGAATTATGATTCAATGTGTTttgatcttttatatatatatatatatatatatatatatatatatatatatatatatatatatatatatatatatatatatatatatatatatatatatatatatatatatatagttaatgaaAAAGCATGAATCAACAATATGCCATGTGTCAAAATCTATGTCATGTGTCAAATTGTATGCCATATGTCAAATTCTATCATGATAGCTTGCCATGTGTCAAGTCTACCATTCtattaattacaattatatttaaatcatattataaaataatattatttatacatttcGTCTAGATCATTAATCGGGGTGTTACAGTAATTAAAAAGTAAGGCATAAAAATGTAAAATGAAATCAAAtgtataatgtattaatgatatttttagtatTGTGTTTTTTATTTGAAGAGAGTTAAATTGAGAGAGAGTACTAGTTGGTGATACAATAACTAATGATCCACACATGTTTCAAAGAGACACAAATTTTACATGTATTGCTTATGTATAACGAGAGTTTTAACATCTTTTGTTAACACACGTTAAATTATTGTATGTTAATGATTATTTTAAAAATGACTATTATCATGTTCTTTGATATTTTAATATGTGTTAACGACAACCTTTAAAGCTAGTGTTACaaatatatttgtttaaatatagtTTTGTTAGTGAATGCTTATGCACAAATCTATAAAATTGCAGGCGATTGAAATGACAAAGAATGTAAATGAACAAATTGTAAAGGAAAGTCTAGGTCATAAAAAAAAATGGTAGAAGAAAAAAAAGTATACATTTAAAAATGGTGGACTAGTGGAGGGGTAAAAGTGTAAATGAAGAAATATTATAAGGACGATTTATACAAATAACTAATTACTATATTAACTACTCCGTATTAGACAAAATCCCTGAATAGTACTAAGGGCGTTTTTGTCTTTTCACTTATCTTTTTTTCCCTTTCCCTTTCCAAAAAATCCCCACACTTTGTTTCAAATTTAAAATCGACCCCTCAAACagaggggtaaagtgtcaaatcaacattttcataaaaaatattGTTAATTTAAGATAACATCTAAATCTTTTACGGGTTACACATTTTCGTTCGACTCGAATTGCGCtttaacgacatcatcgttagccacgaaataattttacaaaataaatataataaaatacattgaaaaccgaatgaCGGCGCAAACCAAAAACTAGTTTTAACTATTTCAATATCTACTAAATCCAGCCAAAAAATGGGTCGTTTTACACATTAACGGACGCGTTTTTGCCAAGGGAAATTTGTGTAGAGTGTTCAAAACTTAAGGGGTAAAAGTTGTAGCTTTTTAGGGGTAAAAGTGGGTACAAGTTATAACTTGAAGGGTTCAAATGTCACTTTCTAATTTATTATAACAATAACTAAACAAAAAACTCACCCAATTTTTTAACGGAACATATCTTTTTTCCCATCGCGAGTTAGAGATCTCCGTCATCAccatttaactcaaaataattttacgaacaaaacgtaaCTAATTATATCCGAAACGGAGTTTTTTTTAAACGGAACATTttgaataaattatatacataataaataaagCCAATTAATTAAATCATGTAAGTATTTATAGCAAGTGGTAAATTCATTAGTTTGTAAGGGAAAAGACTTTGGTTCGAGTCCTATTGCCTCtttgttttttctttttgtttGCAATTTTTCCCTTCAGTTCTCGCTTaatattagtttcataaaagacGTTAACATGTTTCATCGCAACACACGGGTCATGAGGTATATTTGTTTTTCTTGGGGAGAGCTAAAGAAAATAATATAATGTATCATGGATTCAATATTAGGTTTTATAGaaataaagaaaagaaagaatCGGCAAAAAGAACGAACTTTCAGAAATATTGTATTTTCTTTAAATATCATGTTTTTAGAAAATTTTAAATGTACAAACATTATGTACATATGTAATAAACAGTATACATATGTATGCATTTTGTACCTAAATATCGCTGATACTACAAAcatgtaccaaacaacgtatagtCAAATGCAACCGCTGCAACGCGCGGTCCGGACTTTTTCTAGTTAAAATAATACGAGTAATAATTTTGAAAACGACAGGCTATATAATATAAGTCCAATATCCTATAAAAAGCCATCATCGTAAGTGATTCATTGTCACTGATTTGCTACTTGTTAAATCTTGCAGATCCCTGATCTGCAAATTACAATCTACTTCTCAGAATCTGAATCTCAGGTACGTTAAACTAATTCAATTTTCTAACATAAAACTTGTATTCCGTATCAAATTGTTAATTTCAATTCTTCAATTATACACCGATCAATCAATTGTACGTTTGTGTGTATTTTGCGTAACATTTGATTATCATACTCTTTAATCCGATATTAATTAGCTAATTTCGGAATATGTTTTTAGTTTGATCAGGAATTAAGCCACGGATTGAATTTAGAGAAAATGATTGGTTTAGGAACTGTTCATATGAATCCAATTTGATTCACATAAAAAGATAGGATCATTTAAATAGAAAAGAATTCACTAATGAAGTATTTTCATGTTTAAATCAACTTTAGTAATTATATATTCACAAAATCACATATATTTGTGATGATAGGTAGATCTAACTACTAGTTATATTTTCGAATTAATTCTTTATAAATAATCAGATTTATTCGTCTATAGTTGTTTATAAGCCTGGAATACAAGTTTTCGCGCTCcggaggcttgattacccgagattttaccttctatgaggagccaatgtgctcgttcatagaagGTTTCATcgtttactaaaaaaaaaaaattactagaaTGGAATATAATTactaaaaactaattttttatttGTTATATTTATCAATTAATTTAGGCACAAATATgttattctttgcagaatattcaGTATGGCTTTAGTTACAACTGCTGAGGTATGTGATGCAAATCCTCAACTCATCGTAAGCGGTGAGCTTCGTGCACTGCAGCCCGTTTTCCAGATATACGGCAGACGCCAAGTATTCTCTGGTCCAGTTGTCACCCTTAAAGTGTTCGAAGACAATGTTTTGGTGCGTGAATTTCTAGAGGAAAAAGGTAACGGGCGGGTCctagtggttgatggtggtggaagCTTGCGATGCGCCATTTTAGGTGGCAACCCTGTAGTGCAAGCTCAGAACAACGGGTGGGCGGGTATTGTGGTTAATGGTTGTATAAGAGACGTTGATGAAATCAACAGTTGTGATATTGGTGTTCGGGCACTTGCTTCGCACCCCGTTAAAGCTAATAAGAAAGGAATTGGGGAGAAATATGTTCCGGTTGCGTTTGCTGGGACTAGGATCTTGGATGGGGAGTACTTGTATGCGGATACCGACGGGATTTTGATCTCTAAAACAGAGTTATCTGTTTGAGAATCGTTGTTGTTTAACTAGTTAAGGTGTAATAATTATTTGTATTTGGTCTGCATTTTCAAA
This genomic window from Rutidosis leptorrhynchoides isolate AG116_Rl617_1_P2 chromosome 2, CSIRO_AGI_Rlap_v1, whole genome shotgun sequence contains:
- the LOC139890919 gene encoding putative 4-hydroxy-4-methyl-2-oxoglutarate aldolase 2; amino-acid sequence: MALVTTAEVCDANPQLIVSGELRALQPVFQIYGRRQVFSGPVVTLKVFEDNVLVREFLEEKGNGRVLVVDGGGSLRCAILGGNPVVQAQNNGWAGIVVNGCIRDVDEINSCDIGVRALASHPVKANKKGIGEKYVPVAFAGTRILDGEYLYADTDGILISKTELSV